AGGGGAGCGTGCATAATGGCATGGACATTCTTAAACGAACTGGCAATACGAAGGGTGCCAATATGAGCCGGGCCAGCATACATCCAGTAAGCAAGCTTCATAGGTTATCTCCGTTGGGGTAGGATTTCGACTAAGATTAAGCGTAAAACTGAAGCGGTTAGGTTTAACGCTAATGCAATAATTCTTCAAGAACAATCGTAATTCTTGAATCTTCATTAAATCAGAGAACTTCAATAAGTAATTGTCGCTATTTCTTCACAAAATTTTATCTTGTCCCCTTCTCAATAAAGTTCGTACCATTGTATCTCGAAAGATATAGCGCTTTGTGCTAGGGAATAGGGAATAGGATTGTGGTACATGGCTTTGGGGATTGAATAGCGTACTCCATAACAGCACAAAGTGCTGTATAGCAAGCCTAAACCCGCTTCAGAGTCAATCAAACGGTGTAATCAGCATTATAGGGGTCAACAGCCGTTGACCCCTACAGGTACAAGATATTAGTTTTGAATTGACTGCACTTGTTCCACACTCAAATTAAGTGCTTCAGCCACTTGTTCTGCACTCAGTCCCATCGCTAATAAACGAGAAATCGCTCCCTGTTGAGCTTGTTTAGCTTGCTCGGCGCGAGACTCCGCTTCTTGCGCACGTTCTCGCTCAGTTTGAGCAACCGATTCAGCTTCCTGGGCGCGAGACTCCGCTTCCTGAGCCCGTTCCCGCTCAGTTTGGGCAACTGATTCGGCTTGCTCGGCGCGAGAATTTGCTTGTTCAGTCCGCATCTGTTCTAGGGCACTTTGTTCCCATCCCGTCAGTAACAAATTCCCTTCACTATCCCACCATCTCAACCAGAGTTGGTGCTGATTCTGATAGTTTCCTTGCCATAAGCCCAACTCTACTCCCAATCGCTCAATCGGATAATGTCCTCTCTCATTCGGACTCATTCGCTCGTAAGAGCCACAAATAAGGTTATACACCTCTAATTCTCCCGTTTGAATCACATAAATCCCATAATAGGGAATCCGGATAATATTCTCATACACCCAAAATTTTCCCGGTCGTTTTTTCTCCTCTAAATTCTGTTGGGATAAAGCCGTTGTGTCTCTTTCCTCGTTTCCATTTCCACTCGCCAATTCCAGAGCAATAAGTGGGGCGATTAATTCCCGCCAGAGAACATAAGAACGACGATATTGTCCATCGATATCTGGAGGAACATTGGGCACATAAAACCAATCTGGCGCTTCTGCACCATCTTGGGGCGGTTGCGTTTCTCGCCAATAAATGCCACTATCTTGACCGATCGCATATTGCCCATCTGGATGTTGCTGTTCTAAAATCGGCCCAATAGAGTCAGTCAGTAGAATACTCTGGGGATGCTCCTGAAAGTTTTTCACAAATGTACCATCCTCCTCTGGCAGTTGCGTATGGTCCGGGAAAGGAGGCGGTAAGATAATTTTTCCCGTACTTTGAGTCATGAAACAATCCTCCTTTGCACTTCGGCTGGGTCGCTTCTCTTTATTCTAGGCCGTAGGCTTCTGCACAAAGCTTTAATTTTCAAAAATTGCCTAGAAAGATGTTGAATCGAAAATTTCTTTCTAACTCGCTCTGTGCATTCTCAGGTTCAACGGTTGTTGCACTCTACAAGTACAGAATTAATGATTAATCATTTCTGTATCCTGGATCAATTGGCCTTGAAAGACAAAATCGTCATGATTGTTGCTACTCAAAACCACAGTAACTTCATGATTGCCGGGGGGGAGTTCCTTTAGATAGTACCACGATCCGTAAATTCGGGTTATTTTTTCTCCATTAATGAATAAATGGGCGTGACCTACTCCGGGTTGGTGAGGTTGATTAACATGATGGGGAGCAAATTGGAAATTATCCACTTGAATTTCTAGATTCCAACCCGCTTTTGGATCTGGATGAACAATCAAATTTACCTGGGGAATGGGTTGTCCTGGAGTAATTTCGATCTGTCCATGGGAATGACCTCCTTGATGATGGTGTTCACCCTCTGATCGATGATGATGTTCACCGTCTGAACCTTGAGCGAAGGATTGAGTAATCCCAATTGTAAATATAGATAAAGCGGCGGTTAGAGATACTCCCTGAAACAGTAGATTTCGGTTCATCTGGACGATCAAAAAAACAACATAAACTTGATAGCGTTCGGATTATACCATATACAACGATTCTCTCTTTTGTGGCATACCGCTTCAAGGCTTAGACCTTAACTCCTACAAGCTCTAGGTTAGAAAAATGGGTGAATTCTCCATCACGGAGTTGGGAAATCCCCCACGATCCAGTTCGGAAAATGTCTGAGTCATTTGCCCACAGGAGGGGAAACCAGTCTACCCTAAAAGTATGGGTTAATGCCTATTCAACCCTAACCTAATTCAATTGACAGAACTCACTTGTCCTGATTCTTAAGGAATATTCAAATCATGCAATTGCCACTTATCCACCCCAAACTGGAAAAGCCGCTCCCTTGGCTGTTGGGACTGGTGGCTGTTTCGGCAGTTAGCGCAACTGGGATTGTCTATCTCAGCACTGATCGTTCTATGACTCAAGCGGAGGCGATCGCCTCCTTAACCATTCCTGCTGAAGCGGCTACGCTCACCATTCGCATTAATGCCAGTGGTGTAGTGCAACCGATTCGGCGCGTTAATGTCAGTCCCAAAGTGCAAGGGAGATTAGCCGAACTCTATGTGGAACAAGGCGATCGCGTGGAACAAGGACAACCCATCGCCCGCATGGAAAGAGCGGAACTCGAAGCCCAACTGCGACAAGCTCAAGCGAGATTAACCCGCACCCAAGCAGAACTCGATAAGGCGATCGCTGGAAACCGTTCGGAAGATATTGCTGAAGCTCAAGCCCGACTCAGACGCACCCAAGCCACGTTAGCGGAACTGCAAGCAGGGAGCCGTTCGGAAGACATTGCCGAAGCTCAAGCCTCCCTCAACCGTGCCCAAGCTCTGGTCGCTGAAGCCGAATCTCGTTTAGACTTAGCCCAAGAACGAGCGGACCGAAATCAACGCCTTGCTGATGAGGGAGCCATTTCTAGGGATGAACTGGATCAACGACTGGACGATCGCCGTCGCGCCCAAGCTTATCTAGAGCAAACCCAAGCCGGGGCGATCGAAGCCCAGCGCCGTCTGGAGCGCCTGCAAAATGGTTCTAGAGTTGAAGACATTGCTGAAGCCAAAGCCACCGTCGCCGAATCCCAAGCTGCCCTAGACCGCCTAATCAATGGTACTCGCCCTGAAGATATTGCCCAAGCCCAGGCACAACTGGCTGAAGGAAAAGCCAATCTGCAATACTATCAAGTGCAACTTGAAGATACGGAAGTTAAAGCACCGTTTTCTGGGTTAATTGTGCAGAAATATGCCGAACCGGGAGCCTTTGTTACTCCAGTCACCGCAGCATCTTCAGCGGACTCAGCGACCTCAACCTCTATTGTTGCTTTAGCTCAAGGGTTGGAAGTTTTAGCCAAAGTACCAGAAGCTGACATTAGTCAAATCTACCCCAATCAAAAAGTAGAAATTATTGCCGATGCCTATCCTGATCGCACCTTTGAAGGTCGCGTTCATCTGATTGCCCCGGAAGCTATTAAAGAACGGGATGTCACCCTATTTCAAGTGCGCGTAGAAATTGAAACGGGATTAGAGTTGCTCCAGTCGGGGATGAATGTGGATTTATCTTTTGTCGGCGATGAACTCACCAATGCCTTAGTCGTTCCCACCGTGGCTATTATTACGAATCAGGGAGAAACTGGGGTGTTAGTACCTGGGGATGGCGATCTTCCCCAATTTCAACCCGTAACTATTGGCCCCTTGTTAGGCAATCAGATCCAAATTTTAGAGGGTATTGAACCCGGTCAACCCGTGTTTGTGGAATTACCCGATGGCAAAACCCTGAATGAAATTATTAATCGAGAGATCAAGTAGAGATTATGGATATCCTAGAGAGCATCAAAATTGCGGGTAAAACCCTCCTCGGGAATAAAATGCGAAGCACCCTAACCATGCTGGGCATTATTATTGGTAACTCGTCTGTTATTGCCATGATTGGCATTGGTGAAGGAACCCAAAACTATGTCACCAACCAAGTCGGTTCTTTAGGCCCCAATGTTTTATTTGTCATACCTGGAAATCCCAATGCTCAGAGACAGAGTATTGTAGCGCCGCAAACCTTAGTCCTAGAGGATGCGGAGGCGATCGCCGAACAAGTCCCCTCAGTCGAAGCAGTTGCTCCCAGGTTAAGCGTGAGGGAAACGATTAGTTACCAAGGAAATAATGTGGCCATTTCCATTACCGGAACGACCCCAGAATTCCTTACGGTACGCAGCTTAGAGATAGCCAACGGTCGCTTTTTGAATGAATTAGATATCAAGCGTCGAGAAACGGTGGTTGCCATTGGCTCGGAGTTAGCGACCAGCTTATTTGGAAATCGCAATCCAGTTGGAGAAACCATACGCTTAAAATCGATTAGTTTTCGCATTATTGGCGTGATGCAACCCAAGGGTTCATCCTTTGGCGATAACATGGATATGGCAGCCTATATTCCCCTCTCAACCCTGACGAACCGCATTAGCGGGAATACTTCCCCCTATGGGACGCAGGTGGGTTCAATTTCTATTTCCATTGAGACCGAAGATCGCATGAATGCGGCCAAGTTCCAGATTGAAAACTTGCTCAGGTTCCGGCATAACATTACCGATGAAGATGATTTTACGGTGCGCTCCCAGAAGGAATTAATGAATATTTTAGGCAGTATTACCGGAGCTTTAACTATCCTACTGGCGGCAATTTCTGGTATCTCCTTGCTGGTGGGTGGCATTGGCATTATGAATATTATGCTGGTGTCTGTGACCGAACGAACTCAAGAAATCGGGTTAAGAAAGGCGATTGGAGCATCAGAGCAAGATATTTTAATTCAGTTTATGATCGAAGCTATTATTTTATCGGTTATGGGCGGATTAATTGGCACGGGATTGGGGATTAGTGGCATTTGGGTCATTAGTAGCTTAACTGCTTTAGACGCAGAAGTTTCCCTACTTGCTATTGCCACAGCCGTGGGTGTTTCCGGAACCATTGGCTTGTTTTTTGGTGTGTTTCCCGCCCGACAAGCGGCTAAACTTGATCCTATTGTTGCCTTGCGTAGTGCTTAAATAGAGAAAATAAAATCCATGAATCAGGAATTAGAAAAAAAAGATATTATTCGCTTAGAACAGATCTCAAAAGTCTATAAAATGGGCGATGTGGAAGTTCAGGCGATCGCTGATGTGAGTTTGACGATTAAATCGGGGGAATATTGCTCAATTATGGGGCCTTCCGGCTCTGGAAAATCCACCGCCATGAATATTATTGGCTGTTTAGACCGTCCCACTACAGGACACTATTATCTAGATGGTACAGATGTGGCTCAGTTGCCCAAACAGGAACTAGCTAGCATTCGCAATCAAAAACTGGGGTTTGTATTTCAGCAATTTCATTTATTAGCCCAATTAACAGCCCTAGAAAATGTGATGTTGCCCATGGTTTATGCTGGAATTAAAGGGCGCGAACGTCAAGAACGAGCAGCAGAAGCCTTAAAGCAAGTGGGTTTA
This sequence is a window from Roseofilum reptotaenium CS-1145. Protein-coding genes within it:
- a CDS encoding ABC transporter permease, producing the protein MDILESIKIAGKTLLGNKMRSTLTMLGIIIGNSSVIAMIGIGEGTQNYVTNQVGSLGPNVLFVIPGNPNAQRQSIVAPQTLVLEDAEAIAEQVPSVEAVAPRLSVRETISYQGNNVAISITGTTPEFLTVRSLEIANGRFLNELDIKRRETVVAIGSELATSLFGNRNPVGETIRLKSISFRIIGVMQPKGSSFGDNMDMAAYIPLSTLTNRISGNTSPYGTQVGSISISIETEDRMNAAKFQIENLLRFRHNITDEDDFTVRSQKELMNILGSITGALTILLAAISGISLLVGGIGIMNIMLVSVTERTQEIGLRKAIGASEQDILIQFMIEAIILSVMGGLIGTGLGISGIWVISSLTALDAEVSLLAIATAVGVSGTIGLFFGVFPARQAAKLDPIVALRSA
- a CDS encoding efflux RND transporter periplasmic adaptor subunit, which gives rise to MQLPLIHPKLEKPLPWLLGLVAVSAVSATGIVYLSTDRSMTQAEAIASLTIPAEAATLTIRINASGVVQPIRRVNVSPKVQGRLAELYVEQGDRVEQGQPIARMERAELEAQLRQAQARLTRTQAELDKAIAGNRSEDIAEAQARLRRTQATLAELQAGSRSEDIAEAQASLNRAQALVAEAESRLDLAQERADRNQRLADEGAISRDELDQRLDDRRRAQAYLEQTQAGAIEAQRRLERLQNGSRVEDIAEAKATVAESQAALDRLINGTRPEDIAQAQAQLAEGKANLQYYQVQLEDTEVKAPFSGLIVQKYAEPGAFVTPVTAASSADSATSTSIVALAQGLEVLAKVPEADISQIYPNQKVEIIADAYPDRTFEGRVHLIAPEAIKERDVTLFQVRVEIETGLELLQSGMNVDLSFVGDELTNALVVPTVAIITNQGETGVLVPGDGDLPQFQPVTIGPLLGNQIQILEGIEPGQPVFVELPDGKTLNEIINREIK
- a CDS encoding ABC transporter ATP-binding protein yields the protein MNQELEKKDIIRLEQISKVYKMGDVEVQAIADVSLTIKSGEYCSIMGPSGSGKSTAMNIIGCLDRPTTGHYYLDGTDVAQLPKQELASIRNQKLGFVFQQFHLLAQLTALENVMLPMVYAGIKGRERQERAAEALKQVGLENRMKNKPNQLSGGQQQRVAIARAIVNRPVVLLADEPTGALDTKTTEEVMNIFTQLNRNGMTVVMVTHEPDVARLTNRVIWFRDGEVVQSNFNLEELHANI
- a CDS encoding Uma2 family endonuclease, translating into MTQSTGKIILPPPFPDHTQLPEEDGTFVKNFQEHPQSILLTDSIGPILEQQHPDGQYAIGQDSGIYWRETQPPQDGAEAPDWFYVPNVPPDIDGQYRRSYVLWRELIAPLIALELASGNGNEERDTTALSQQNLEEKKRPGKFWVYENIIRIPYYGIYVIQTGELEVYNLICGSYERMSPNERGHYPIERLGVELGLWQGNYQNQHQLWLRWWDSEGNLLLTGWEQSALEQMRTEQANSRAEQAESVAQTERERAQEAESRAQEAESVAQTERERAQEAESRAEQAKQAQQGAISRLLAMGLSAEQVAEALNLSVEQVQSIQN